CTTGCTGAAATCCAGCCCGGGGCGTGGCGTGATCGGCTGACGCAGCTGTGCCAGCAACTCCTGCAAACGCGCCTGGCCGGCTTCGAACGCATTGTCCTGGCTCGGATCGGCCAGCACGATGGCGTGCATCTTGCCCGCCAGGTTGTCGAACACCACCACTGCATCGGAAACCATCAGCAGGATATCCGGCACGCCGATCGGATCCGGATTCGGGCACTGGCCCAGGCGCGGCTCGACATAACGCACGCAGTCATAACCGAAGTACCCCACCAGGCCGCCGTTGAAACGCGGCAGGCCGGCGATGGTCGGTACGTTGTAGCGGGCTTTGAATTCCTCGACGAAGGCCAGTGGATCGGCCACTTCATGGCTTTCGATCTCGATCCCGTCATGGGTCACGCTGACTCGGTGCCCCTGCACACGCAATACGGTGCGGCACGGCAGGCCAATGATCGAATAGCGCCCCCACTTCTCGCCGCCCTGCACCGACTCCAGCAAGTAGGAGTTGGGCTGATCGGCCAGTTTCAGGTAGATCGACAGCGGCGTGTCGAAATCGGCAAGGGTTTCGCAGGCCAGCGGGATACGGTTGTAACCGGCTGCGGCCAAACGCAGGAATTCTTCGCGAATCATGGGATGCCTCGTGGCTTGAGGGTCTAACAGTCAGGTATGCAAACACGCCGGCAGGGCCGGCCAGACAAAAATCAGGCGCGCCAACGCCAACGGGCCAAGGCCTTGATGACTTTCATCCAGAGTTTGCGAGTGACCACCACGATGGAGTTTCCAGAAGGGGATGGAACAGCGTCGGGCAACGTTATCTCAGCGGCAGGTTCTAAGCAACCGGGGATCAGCGCCCGCAGATTGTCGATCACCAGCGCCGGGGATTCCTCGGCAATCGGCCGACCATGGTTATAGCCGTAGCTCAGCGCCACGCACTTGACCCCCGCGGCCTTGGCCGCCAGCACGTCACTGCGCGAGTCGCCGACGAACAGCGACTGCGAGGCCGGCACGCTGGCCATCTTCATCACGAAGAACAGCGCCGCCGGGTCCGGCTTCTTCTGCGGCAGGGTGTCGCCACCGATGATCCAGCGGAAATACCGGCCGATCTTCATCTGATCCAGCAAGGGGGCGACGAAACGCTCGGGCTTGTTGGTGATCAGGGCCATTTCCACGCCCTGCTTGTGCAGCCACTTGAGGGTTTCGCGCACGCCGGGATAGACCACGGTCAGCTCATGACTGTCCTCATAGGCCGCATTGAACAGCTCAAGAGCGTGCTCGGCCTCGACATCGTCGACGTCCTGGGCCTCCAGGCTGTTGGCCAGGGCCCGGCGCACCAGCATCGGCGCGCCATTGCCGACCCACTCGCGCACCGCGTCGATACCCGCAGGCTTGCGCCCCAGCTTGAGCAGCATCTGATCCACGGCGGCCGCGAGGTCCGGCACCGAATCGACCAGAGTGCCATCCAGGTCGAACATCACCAGCCGCGGCAGACGCCCCGGGAACAGCTGCTCAAATGCGCTCATGAGCGCGCCAGCGCCAGTTCGGCGCGCATCTTCTCGATGACTTCCCGGTAGTTCGGCGCATTGAAGATCGCCGAGCCGGCAACAAAGGTGTCAGCGCCTGCTGCGGCGATCTCACGGATGTTGCCGACGTTCACCCCACCGTCGATCTCCAGGCGGATATCACGGCCGGAGGCATCGATCAGGGCCCGTGCCTCACGCAGCTTGTCGAGGGTCCCAGGAATGAACTTCTGCCCGCCGAAACCCGGGTTGACGCTCATCAGCAGCACCATGTCGACCTTGTCCATCACGTACTTGAGCACGTCCAGCGGGGTTGCCGGGTTGAACACCAGGCCCGCCTTGCAACCGCCTTCGCGGATCATCTGCAGGGAGCGATCCACGTGCAGGGTGGCTTCCGGGTGAAAGGTGATGTAGGTCGCGCCCGCCTCGATGAAGTCGCCGATGATGCGGTCCACCGGGGTCACCATCAGGTGCGCATCGATCGGCGCGGTGATCCCGTACTTGCGCAGCGCCGAGCAGACCATCGGGCCGATGGTCAGGTTCGGCACATAGTGGTTGTCCATGACATCGAAGTGGACGATATCGGCACCGGCGGCCAGGACATTGTCCACTTCCTCGCCCAGACGGGCGAAGTCGGCGGAGAGAATCGACGGAGCAATAGCGAAGGGCTGCATGACGCACCTTTTTTGAGCGGAATCACGATGGCGCGCATTGTATACCTCATGCTTTGGGGCGCACACCGTAACCGCGATGTTCAGTAAGCCGCGCGATAGATCTTCTCGATATCGGCGGAGCTCAGCTTGCGCGGATTGTTGCGCATCAGACGCTCGATCCCCGCGGCCTCCACGGCCATGGCGGGAATTGCCTCTTCGGGCACGCCAAAGCTGCGCAAGCCACTGGGAATCTCCACCGCGGCGCACAGGGCGGTCATCGCCTCCACGGCCCGATCGGCGGCCTCGCCGGCACTCAAGTGCGCGGTCTGCACCCCCATGGCGTCGGCGATATCCTGCATACGCTCGACACAGGCCATCTTGTTCCAGGTCATGACATAGGGCAGCAGCAAGGCATTGCTGACCCCGTGGGACATATGGAAACGGCCACCCAGGGGATAGGCCATCGCATGCACCGCCCCCACCCCGGCATTGCCGAAGGCCATGCCCGCCATCAGGCTGGCGGTGGCCATATCCTCCCGGGCCTGCAGGTTGGCCGGATTGGCAAAGGCCTTGGGCAGCGCCTTGACGATCAGCTTGATGGCGCCTATGGCCAGGGCATCCGTGATCGCGGAGGCACTCAGCGACAGATAGGCTTCAATCGCGTGCACCAGGGCATCGACGCCACTGGCGGCGGTCACGCTGCGGGGGCAGGTCAGGGTCATCTGCGGACTGACCAGGGCCACGTCCGGCAACAGGTAGTCGCTGACAATGCCCTTCTTCAGTTGCGCGGCCCTGTCGGACAGTATCGCCACGTTGGTGACTTCCGAACCGGTGCCGGCGGTGGTGGGGATGGCGATCAGCGGCGGCCCCTTGCGCGGCACCTGATCGATGCCGAACAGGTCTTCCAGGGCGCCGTGATAGCCGGCATAGGCCGCGACACTCTTGGCAATATCGATGGCGCTGCCGCCCCCCAGCCCGATCAGACCGTCATGCCCGCCTTCGCGGTAAACCTGCATGCAGTCTTCGACGATGGCGATTTCCGGATCGGGCAGCACCCGGTCGAAGATCTCGTAATCGCGCTCCCCCAGATGGGCCAACGCCAGCGCCACCGTGCCCGACTCGAGCAGCGCGGCATCAGTGACGATCAGCGGGTTGTCGACATCCAGGCGGGTCAGCTCAGCAGCCAGTTGCTCGATGGCGGTACTGCCGGTGAGCAGCTTATGAGCGATCTTGAAAGAGGAAATACTCATGTGCGCAGCCTCTTATATAGAAGGTGGAAGCTGGCACAAGCGTAGACGTGGATTATCGGTTGTCGCCTATTCAGCGGACGAATGCCCTGCCGCCCCTCGCCCGGGAGCACAGTCAGTAGCCCGGGCGGGGAAAGCGAAGGGTTTACACCTGGGCGGTGCGCAGCTTCTCGCTGCGTCCGCGCAGCCATTCCAGGGTCAGCAGCAGAATCACCGAAAAGGCAATCAGCAGCGTCGCCGCCGCGGCAATGGTCGGGCTGAGGTTTTCACGGATGCCGCTGAACATCTGCCGTGGCAGGGTCGCTTGCTCCGGGCCGGCCAGAAACAGGGTCACCACCACCTCGTCGAACGAGGTGGCAAAGGCGAACAGCGCGCCACTGATGACCCCGGGCGCGATCAACGGCAAG
This genomic stretch from Pseudomonas sp. Os17 harbors:
- a CDS encoding phosphoglycolate phosphatase, with protein sequence MSAFEQLFPGRLPRLVMFDLDGTLVDSVPDLAAAVDQMLLKLGRKPAGIDAVREWVGNGAPMLVRRALANSLEAQDVDDVEAEHALELFNAAYEDSHELTVVYPGVRETLKWLHKQGVEMALITNKPERFVAPLLDQMKIGRYFRWIIGGDTLPQKKPDPAALFFVMKMASVPASQSLFVGDSRSDVLAAKAAGVKCVALSYGYNHGRPIAEESPALVIDNLRALIPGCLEPAAEITLPDAVPSPSGNSIVVVTRKLWMKVIKALARWRWRA
- the rpe gene encoding ribulose-phosphate 3-epimerase, whose protein sequence is MQPFAIAPSILSADFARLGEEVDNVLAAGADIVHFDVMDNHYVPNLTIGPMVCSALRKYGITAPIDAHLMVTPVDRIIGDFIEAGATYITFHPEATLHVDRSLQMIREGGCKAGLVFNPATPLDVLKYVMDKVDMVLLMSVNPGFGGQKFIPGTLDKLREARALIDASGRDIRLEIDGGVNVGNIREIAAAGADTFVAGSAIFNAPNYREVIEKMRAELALARS
- a CDS encoding iron-containing alcohol dehydrogenase, which encodes MSISSFKIAHKLLTGSTAIEQLAAELTRLDVDNPLIVTDAALLESGTVALALAHLGERDYEIFDRVLPDPEIAIVEDCMQVYREGGHDGLIGLGGGSAIDIAKSVAAYAGYHGALEDLFGIDQVPRKGPPLIAIPTTAGTGSEVTNVAILSDRAAQLKKGIVSDYLLPDVALVSPQMTLTCPRSVTAASGVDALVHAIEAYLSLSASAITDALAIGAIKLIVKALPKAFANPANLQAREDMATASLMAGMAFGNAGVGAVHAMAYPLGGRFHMSHGVSNALLLPYVMTWNKMACVERMQDIADAMGVQTAHLSAGEAADRAVEAMTALCAAVEIPSGLRSFGVPEEAIPAMAVEAAGIERLMRNNPRKLSSADIEKIYRAAY